One window of Camelina sativa cultivar DH55 chromosome 4, Cs, whole genome shotgun sequence genomic DNA carries:
- the LOC104783260 gene encoding uncharacterized protein LOC104783260 has translation MGLTQFANGTGAERSENPKADSVINKYWCSPEVQIIRLNAFYGEKLSQVPFPWLKTFNESPLSTLIHVPLSHLPTSLLEPSADLINIVPLFVLSSFVLWSSDWILTDWVAHSKQGYAQPEDEDPAYTRVAHFFGLAMILRTKPDVLTSILPELRDTPVYQGQDKLPLIVWMMAQASLGDLSAGLYSWVHNLLPLLVDNNNCCSPQSMDLILQFLEIMLSNPEAQAILVTLADRDGKRLIPPSSFEILLRLTFPDSSARVEATERFEVAYPLLKEVALAPESATTGGNAVEQIFTFSLKLAGEGNPALAKEAAAIAIRSLTDNVDCFKLWDILYKDHLEASVSLLRKLVDEWKDYSPKLSSSPGDTLTVNRAINSFRLKNEKAITEGGANCSLYEEADKSCKLLSGRLSRASGRLKITLLVSACTFAGSLAGAALALSY, from the exons ATGGGTCTGACCCAATTTGCGAACGGTACCGGCGCGGAGAGATCTGAGAATCCCAAGGCGGATAGTGTCATT AACAAGTATTGGTGTTCTCCCGAGGTGCAGATAATCAGATTAAACGCTTTCTATGGGGAGAAACTTTCCCAAGTACCGTTTCCATGGCTCAAGACCTTCAACGAGTCTCCTTTATCCACGCTCATCCAT GTTCCATTATCCCATCTTCCTACATCTCTCTTGGAACCATCAGCCGATCTTATCAACATAGTTCCACTTTTCGTACTCAGTAGCTTTGTACTGTGGTCGTCTGATTGGATTCTCACTGATTGGGTAGCACATTCCAAACAAGGATATGCACAACCAGAAGATGAAGATCCCGCCTATACtcgg GTCGCACACTTTTTTGGATTAGCCATGATATTGCGTACTAAGCCCGATGTTTTGACTTCTATTTTGCCTGAGCTGAGGGACACACCCGTGTATCAAGGCCAGGACAAGCTTCCCCTTATTGTTTGGATGATGGCTCAG GCCTCCCTAGGTGATTTATCTGCTGGCTTGTATTCGTGGGTGCATAACTTGTTACCACTACTAGTCGATAATAACAATTGCTGCAGCCCTCAGTCTATGGATCTCATCCTGCAATTTCTTGAGAT CATGTTGTCAAATCCAGAGGCTCAGGCCATACTTGTAACCCTTGCTGATAGGGACGGAAAGCGGCTGATTCCACCTTCTTCATTTGAGATCTTGCTGCGGCTTACATTCCCTGATTCATCCGCTAGAGTAGAG gcAACAGAGAGGTTTGAGGTAGCTTATCCCTTGTTGAAAGAAGTCGCCCTTGCACCAGAGAGTGCAACGACAGGAGGAAACGCAGTGGAACAAATATTCACTTTTTCCTTAAAATTAGCTGGAGAAG GAAATCCTGCTCTAGCCAAGGAAGCTGCAGCAATCGCTATCCGGTCTTTGACAGATAACGTTGATTGCTTTAAGCTCTGGGATATTCTCTATAAGGATCATTTAGAAGCTAGCGTCTCTCTTCTTAGAAAGCTTGTAGACGAATGGAAGGATTATTCCCCTaaattatcatcatcaccaggTGATACTCTCACTGTCAATCGAGCTATAAATAGCTTCAGGCTTAAG AATGAAAAAGCCATCACTGAAGGAGGAGCCAATTGCTCACTCTACGAAGAAGCTGACAAGTCCTGCAAACTGCTCTCGGGGAGACTCTCCCGTGCAAGTGGCCGCCTCAAAATTACACTTCTTGTTTCTGCATGCACCTTTGCAGGAAGCCTTGCAGGAGCCGCACTTGCTCTATCTTACTAG
- the LOC104783262 gene encoding LOW QUALITY PROTEIN: NAC domain-containing protein 43-like (The sequence of the model RefSeq protein was modified relative to this genomic sequence to represent the inferred CDS: substituted 2 bases at 2 genomic stop codons) yields MMSKSMSISVNGQSQVPPGFRFHPTEEELLQYYLRKKVNSIEIDLDVIRDVDLNKLEPWDIQEMCKIGTTPQNDWYFFSHKDKKYPTGTRTNRATAAGFWKATGRDKIIYSNGRRIGMRKTLVFYKGRAPHGQKSDWIMHEYRLDDNIISHEDVTVHEVCIYFRNPWDIQGLXKNXLWVNFLLFFTXLHKTLNSPVGGASLSGGGDTTRSSQIFNEDTLEQFLELMGRSCKEELNLDPFMKLPNLESPSSQTINNSCHVSTPDTNHNIHVSNVVDTSFVTSWAALDRLVASQLNGPTSYSIAPVDQDHPYPSLNRSASYHAGLPQEYTPEMELWNTTTSSLSSSPGPFCHVSNGSG; encoded by the exons ATGATGTCCAAATCTATGAGCATATCAGTGAACGGACAATCTCAAGTGCCACCTGGGTTTAGGTTTCACCCGACCGAGGAAGAGCTGTTGCAGTATTATCTCCGGAAGAAAGTTAATAGCATCGAGATCGATCTGGATGTCATTCGCGACGTTGATCTCAACAAGCTCGAGCCTTGGGATATTcaag AGATGTGTAAAATAGGAACAACGCCACAAAACGACTGGTATTTCTTTAGCCACAAGGACAAAAAGTATCCGACGGGAACCAGAACTAACCGAGCCACTGCTGCCGGATTTTGGAAAGCAACGGGCCGCGACAAGATCATATATAGCAATGGCCGTAGGATAGGGATGAGAAAGACCCTAGTTTTCTACAAAGGTCGAGCTCCCCACGGCCAAAAGTCTGACTGGATCATGCATGAATATAGACTCGACGACAACATTATTTCCCATGAGGATGTCACCGTTCATGAGGTATGTATCTATTTCAGAAAC CCTTGGGATATTcaaggtttataaaaaaattaattatgggttaattttctactttttttcaCGNATCttcacaaaaccctaaacagtCCCGTTGGAGGAGCTTCCCTGAGCGGTGGTGGAGACACGACGAGGTCGTCTCAGATCTTCAACGAGGACACTCTGGAGCAGTTTCTCGAACTTATGGGGCGATCTTGTAAAGAAGAGCTAAATCTTGACCCTTTCATGAAACTCCCAAACCTTGAAAGCCCTAGCAgtcaaacaatcaacaacagctgCCACGTGAGCACTCCCGACACTAATCATAATATCCACGTCAGCAACGTGGTGGACACTAGCTTCGTTACTAGCTGGGCGGCTTTGGACCGCCTCGTGGCCTCGCAGCTTAACGGACCCACATCTTACTCAATAGCACCCGTCGATCAAGATCATCCGTACCCAAGTCTAAACCGGTCCGCTTCGTACCACGCCGGTTTACCTCAGGAATATACACCGGAGATGGAGCTGTGGAATACGACAACGTCGTCTCTATCGTCATCGCCTGGCCCATTTTGTCACGTGTCGAACGGTAGTGGATAA